Proteins from a genomic interval of Choristoneura fumiferana chromosome 12, NRCan_CFum_1, whole genome shotgun sequence:
- the LOC141433214 gene encoding pre-mRNA-splicing factor ISY1 homolog, translated as MARNAEKAMTTLARWRAAQVQETGGMRERRPYLASECNDLPQAEKWRLQIVREIAKKVAQIQNAGLGEFRIRDLNDEINKLMREKRHWEVQIKSLGGPDHARVGPRMLDQDGREVPGNRGYKYFGAAKDLPGVRELFEQEPPPPPRRTRADLMRDVDADYYGYRDDDDGLLVPLEREAEKEAIARAVDEWKRNKEENQDQDLPEEENIYPEDPEDKRVDDDDAEPQVITSHVAVPSQKDIEEALLRKKKQELLERYGCLDVKMEES; from the exons ATG GCTCGTAATGCGGAGAAAGCTAT GACAACACTGGCGCGATGGCGCGCGGCGCAGGTTCAGGAGACGGGCGGGATGCGCGAGCGCCGGCCGTACCTAGCCTCAGAGTGCAACGACCTGCCGCAGGCCGAGAAGTGGCGTCTACAGATCGTGCGCGAGATCGCCAAGAAGGTTGCACAGATACAGAATG CCGGTCTCGGCGAGTTCCGAATCCGGGACCTAAACGACGAGATCAACAAACTGATGCGCGAGAAGCGTCACTGGGAGGTCCAGATCAAGTCGCTGGGCGGGCCCGACCACGCGCGCGTCGGCCCGCGCATGCTGGACCAGGACGGCCGGGAGGTGCCCGGCAACAGGGGGTACAAGTACTTCGGGGCCGCCAAGGACTTGCCAG GCGTGCGCGAGCTGTTCGAGCaggagccgccgccgccgccgcggcgcACGCGCGCCGACCTCATGCGCGACGTGGACGCCGACTATTACGGCTACCGCGACGACGACGACGGGCTGCTGGTGCCGCTGGAGCGGGAAGCCGAGAAAGAAG cAATAGCACGGGCAGTTGACGAGTGGAAAAGAAACAAAGAAGAGAACCAAGATCAAGATTTGCCTGAAGAAGAAAACATTTACCCTGAAGAC CCGGAAGATAAGAGAGTGGATGACGACGACGCAGAGCCGCAAGTCATCACGTCGCACGTGGCTGTTCCATCGCAGAAGGACATAGAAGAAGCTCTTCTTAGAAAAAAGAAGCAGGAACTTCTAGAACGTTACGGTTGCCTCGACGTCAAAATGGAAGAGAGCtga
- the LOC141433212 gene encoding uncharacterized protein, giving the protein MDDITPEAAILSPKPQSPREPSVKSEIEPTNDPPAPAIEAQPEYYTVPAIPSEPSAVFSKGSPRSTQPPVATSPRTSVRSQPISTPVPATPNASIRSKSVRKTSPTKVDQESIKQQPSLGSPVAPSPPRQPSLKKEPQSKSPVGEAQKMASPVRSPVAPSPRRSTGSPRASLKKDHEPRSPDSLRQKTSTPPGTLSNRSDEKKEDAKETIANLEPQGKRISDHIEQLNESVKALSGNVMGAQSPGLDSNIDKIANMSKILTDEANALRNSIKHLSEDIARTEDDIGRVKDLTDFPYHLFLLELIVNKIQMKCDCFDMDCNNLVIAATFLGKHPIILYDSNNGSVEDFFKINVGKSILFAMTYDKICSIDEFEIVVELTKQPPCSHCVTKLGISRMDYTKEYLALRDDLCKKWTEEQPKDNIICTTSTPLFKNQFYLSCGESENPEAIGVIEVSVRMSFLGKEITTAFSAAPKPKGTSYLLKEGNGMTLYSCQKVEMDDQGKILLDEDALTKRPEPQHRRVPLRSRSSRSDSPLSQYSALSRSNYLSANPPDGMPRFDEIFTKMNDNELKIRVPKSTKVERMGKYDNIQELCECEDTPYNTGDQIQFELPSDVRRSDNTYTSNLKYSINSPSRNYDSKDRKVVNVTPTNCPVPVNMEKRFHPQKDVFILKIGKKMESKDKKTDLEIELVTPKAPSAIPVENNNMSQQVSASKLVSKKPAKKEKDKKKSKTSLKKKKSSTKTGKAKKKGKK; this is encoded by the exons ATGGACGATATTACTCCCGAAGCGGCAATACTGTCTCCAAAACCACAATCCCCCAGGGAACCAAGTGTGAAATCAGAAATCGAACCGACTAACGACCCGCCCGCGCCTGCTATTGAAGCTCAGCCTGAATATTATACAGTACCCGCTATTCCAAGTGAGCCGTCAGCTGTGTTCAGTAAGGGATCACCGAGATCCACCCAACCTCCTGTAGCCACTTCACCACGGACTTCCGTTCGTTCTCAGCCTATATCAACACCTGTTCCTGCTACTCCTAACGCTAGTATCAGATCAAAAAGCGTGCGCAAAACTTCCCCAACCAAAGTAGACCAGGAATCGATAAAGCAACAACCTTCATTGGGATCACCTGTGGCACCTAGCCCACCGCGACAGCCTTCACTGAAAAAAGAACCTCAGTCCAAGTCACCAGTAGGTGAGGCACAGAAAATGGCTAGTCCTGTTAGGTCGCCAGTAGCACCAAGTCCACGGCGCTCCACGGGCAGTCCTCGGGCTTCGTTAAAAAAAGACCATGAGCCCAGGTCGCCAGATAGTCTACGGCAGAAAACATCAACTCCTCCTGGAACTTTGAGCAATAGATCGgatgaaaaaaaagaagatgcAAAAGAAACCATAGCTAATCTCGAACCACAAGGCAAGCGCATAAGCGACCACATCGAACAGTTAAATGAATCAGTAAAAGCGCTATCGGGGAATGTGATGGGTGCACAATCTCCAGGGTTGGATAGCAACATAGATAAAATTGCCAACATGAGCAAAATACTGACTGATGAAGCGAACGCTCTCAGAAATTCCATCAAACACTTGTCGGAAGACATTGCTCGCACTGAAGATGACATTGGAAGAGTTAAAGATCTTACCGATTTTCCGTATCACCTCTTTTTACTTGAACTAATAGTCAACAAGATTCAAATGAAATGCGACTGTTTCGATATGGACTGTAACAACCTCGTCATTGCCGCAACATTTTTGGGCAAGCATCCGATAATATTGTACGACTCTAATAATGGTAGTGttgaagattttttcaaaattaacgTCGGAAAGTCAATTTTATTTGCTATGACTTACGATAAAATTTGTTCCATTGATGAATTCGAAATTGTTGTTGAATTAACTAAGCAACCGCCATGCTCGCATTGTGTTACGAAATTAGGAATATCTCGAATGGATTACACGAAAGAATATTTGGCTCTTAGGGATGATTTATGTAAGAAATGGACTGAAGAACAGCCTAAAGATAACATTATTTGCACTACATCTACGCCGTTGTTCAAAAATCAGTTTTATTTGTCCTGTGGTGAGAGTGAAAATCCTGAAGCGATCGGTGTTATAGAAGTATCGGTACGCATGTCATTTCTCGGTAAAGAGATTACAACAGCATTTTCCGCGGCGCCAAAGCCGAAGGGAACGTCATATCTTCTAAAGGAAGGCAATGGCATGACATTATATTCGTGTCAAAAGGTCGAAATGGATGACCagggaaaaatattattagatgaAGATGCGCTTACAAAGAGACCTGAACCGCAGCATAGACGAGTACCACTCAGATCGCGGTCGTCGAGAAGCGATAGCCCACTGTCACAATATTCTGCCTTATCTCGGTCAAATTATCTTAGTGCAAATCCTCCAG ATGGCATGCCAAGATTTGAcgaaatttttacaaaaatgaacGACAATGAGTTGAAAATTAGAGTTCCAAAGAGTACTAAAGTTGAACGAATGGGAAAATATGACAATATTCAAGAGCTATGTGAATGTGAAGATACTCCATACAATACAGGGGATCAGATACAGTTTGAACTACCGTCAGATGTTCGTAGAAGCGATAATACGTATACGTCAAATCTGAAATATTCTATAAATTCTCCTAGCAGAAATTACGACAGCAAAGATAGGAAAGTTGTTAATGTTACACCTACCAACTGCCCAGTGCCAGTCAACATGGAGAAGCGTTTCCATCCGCAAAAAGATGTTTTTATTCTCAAAATCGGCAAGAAAATGGAGTCTAAGGACAAAAAGACTGATCTAGAAATCGAACTTGTAACACCAAAAGCCCCCAGTGCCATTCCCGTCGAAAACAATAATATGAGCCAACAAGTCAGCGCCAGTAAGCTGGTTTCGAAAAAGCCAGCCAAAAAAGAGAAAGACAAAAAGAAAAGCAAAACtagtttaaaaaagaaaaaaagcagCACCAAGACCGGTAAAGCTAAgaagaaaggaaaaaaataa
- the aux gene encoding cyclin-G-associated kinase isoform X2: MSVFKSAMGYFSSGGANGGSDNDFVGQFVEIGNMKLRVKKVIAEGGFAFVFVAQDVSSGTEYALKRLMAADEQANKNIIQEISILKKLSGHPNVIKYIAASFIDKSKTSHGMGEYLLLTDLCSGGSLMEALQHRGQAFPLPTILRVFYQACKAVQHMHAQVPPIAHRDLKLENFLISNEGTMKLCDFGSATTDVYSPNPSWSANQRNMLEENLAQFTTPMYRAPEMLDTWDNRKIDHSVDVWALGCILYTLCYMQHPFEDSAKLAILNGNYNLNPNDQRYKCLHDVISGCLCVNPEARLSVSGVLERLAAVAESNNINLKQPLKFERKKVEQSVATSSPAVSKEPVGNQQDVPNSRPPEPARPPPPARPPPVPAHSAPMPPPKDYSGGLFSSIKGGAGSFLKNLKDTSSKVMQTVQQSIARTDLDISYITSRVLVMPYPSEGLESAYKTNHIDDVRAFLETRHPGDKYCVYNLYRGGRLQFARAGAVQDAWAAWAPHRAPLLAPLYRQLQHMYQWLGRDERAASVVACQDGKSMSCMLTCGLLLYAKLVTVPEDALQIFAVKRSPINMQPTQLRYLYYLSQIIRPEPLLPHFRPVTLVSLTIQPVPLFTKARDGCRPFIEVYNEDRLLLSTLQDYDKLHMYTTQEGKVTLPLDTTVCGDVYIVAKHARQQLGRVQAAPMLAVGFHSGFLPPDQHALKFNRSEIDGIDESSPLNEHFPSAVSVVLSLVVQNGSRRKPRSDSWEEDHSFPVRTPDVLFSTTLERDEMIENFVTADYPPREVEKVPPARPAPPSPQPPRRPPPPQTQPQPEANDQPDTADFLNLASAKPKEEKKLKSDDSFDFFGMMEKQDDAFGDFLGGQAAMDNAQPFSESIFGAAPAPAPAPPDSSKQANDLNFDPFGLNDPLPKQDNLLTPQLVKEDERSQSVPLETQPKKDPFAELGLLGASIGNVAAAGAPSPRASPAHTPQHQPHTPARSPHHQPDYSRTHFEPAKTPMDDKPKKPADVFGDLLGSQGYEFAAKRESGPRTMNAMRKEEMVREMDPDKLKIHEWTEGKKANIRALLCSLHTVVWEDCRWNRCDMSQLVSAADVKRNYRKACLAVHPDKQMGTDNENIAKMIFMELNNAWTDFESDVKQQNLFQS; the protein is encoded by the exons ATGAGCGTATTTAAGTCAGCCATGGGCTACTTTAGCTCTGGAGGTGCTAATGGTGGCAGTGATAATGACTTCGTCGGGCAGTTTGTTGAAATCGGGAACATGAAGTTGAGAGTCAAAAAGGTGATTGCAGAAG GTGGTTTTGCATTTGTTTTCGTTGCCCAAGACGTATCATCAGGCACAGAATATGCACTCAAGAGGCTAATGGCAGCTGACGAACaagcaaacaaaaatataattcagGAGATTagtatattaaaaaagttatcgGGGCACCCCaatgttattaaatatatagCCGCTTCTTTTATTGATAAGTCAAAGACTTCACATGGGATGGGAGAGTATTTGCTGCTGACGGACCTGTGCAGCGGAGGCAGCCTCATGGAAGCACTACAGCACCGGGGCCAGGCCTTCCCGCTGCCAACTATCCTCAGGGTCTTCTACCAGGCGTGTAAGGCTGTCCAACACATGCACGCTCAAGTTCCTCCAATAGCACATCGTGATCTCAAACTAGAAAATTTCTTAATATCTAATGAAG GTACTATGAAACTATGTGATTTTGGTTCTGCTACAACAGATGTATATTCGCCTAATCCTTCTTGGAGCGCCAATCAAAGAAATATGTTAGAGGAAAAT TTGGCTCAATTCACGACCCCAATGTACAGAGCCCCAGAAATGCTAGACACGTGGGATAACCGAAAAATAGATCATTCCGTGGATGTGTGGGCGCTGGGTTGCATACTGTACACCCTCTGTTACATGCAACATCCGTTCGAGGACTCTGCCAAACTGGCCATACTAAACGGAAACTACAACCTCAACCCCAATGATCAACGCTACAAATGCTTACATGACGTTATAA GCGGCTGCCTGTGCGTGAACCCCGAGGCGCGGCTGAGCGTGAGCGGCGTGCTGGAGCGGCTGGCGGCCGTAGCAGAGTCCAACAATATCAATCTCAAGCAACCACTCAAATTTGAGCGTAAAAAAGTTGAACAATCTGTGGCCACTAGCTCGCCAG CTGTGAGCAAAGAGCCGGTGGGTAACCAGCAGGACGTGCCGAACTCGCGGCCCCCGGAGCcggcgcggccgccgccgcccgcgcgcccgccgcccgtGCCGGCCCACTCGGCACCCATGCCCCCGCCGAAAGACTATTCCGGAGGTCTATTCTCATCCATCAAAGGCGGGGCTGGCAGTTTCTTAAAGAACTTAAAGGATACTTCCTCGAAGGTCATGCAGACTGTCCAACA ATCCATAGCGCGAACTGATCTAGACATAAGCTACATAACGAGTCGCGTGCTCGTGATGCCCTATCCCTCGGAAGGATTGGAGAGCGCCTACAAGACTAATCACATAGATGATGTCAGG GCGTTCCTCGAGACCCGTCACCCAGGTGACAAATACTGCGTGTACAACCTGTACCGCGGCGGGCGGCTCCAATTCGCGCGTGCAGGCGCGGTGCAGGACGCGTGGGCGGCGTGGGCGCCTCACCGCGCGCCGCTGCTGGCGCCGCTGTACCGTCAGCTGCAGCACATGTACCAGTGGCTCGGCCGCGACGAGCGCGCCGCTAGCGTGGTCGCATGCCAG GACGGCAAGTCCATGTCGTGCATGCTGACGTGCGGACTGCTCTTGTACGCGAAGCTGGTGACGGTGCCGGAGGACGCGTTGCAAATCTTCGCGGTCAAACGCTCGCCCATCAACATGCAGCCCACGCAACTTAGATACCTTTATTACCTCAGTCAAATTATTAG ACCGGAACCATTACTCCCGCATTTTAGGCCAGTAACCCTAGTGTCCTTAACGATTCAGCCAGTACCCTTATTTACGAAAGCCAG GGATGGCTGCAGACCATTTATTGAAGTTTACAACGAAGATAGGTTGCTTCTGTCAACGTTGCAGGACTACGATAAGTTACACATGTATACGACGCAAGAAGGCAAG GTGACATTGCCGCTGGACACGACGGTGTGCGGCGACGTGTACATAGTGGCGAAGCATGCGCGGCAGCAGCTGGGCCGGGTGCAGGCCGCGCCCATGCTGGCCGTCGGCTTCCACTCCGGCTTCCTGCCGCCCGACCAGCACGCGCTCAAGTTCAACAG ATCGGAGATTGACGGCATCGACGAGTCGTCCCCTCTAAACGAGCACTTTCCTTCCGCCGTGTCGGTGGTACTGAGCCTGGTTGTTCAGAACGGCTCGCGCCGCAAACCGCGCTCCGACTCCTGGGAGGAAGACCACTCCTTCCCCGTCCGGACGCCTGACGTACTGTTCTCCACCACGCTTGAGAGGGACGAGATGATTGAGAACTTTG TAACAGCAGACTATCCGCCTAGAGAAGTTGAGAAGGTGCCCCCTGCGCGGCCCGCGCCTCCCTCCCCGCAGCCCCCGCgacgcccgccgccgccgcagacCCAGCCCCAGCCAGAGGCCAACGACCAACCAGACACAGCTGATTTCCTGAACCTGGCCAGTGCGAAGCCGAAAGAGGAGAAAAAATTGAAGAGCGATGACTCGTTCGACTTCTTTGGCATGATGGAGAAACAGGATGACGCGTTTGGAGATTTTCTTGGCGGTCAGGCGGCTATGGATAACGCACAG CCATTCTCGGAGTCTATATTCGGGGCCGCCCCGGCGCCGGCACCGGCACCGCCCGACTCCTCGAAGCAGGCCAATGACCTTAACTTCGACCCCTTCGGACTTAACGACCCCCTGCCCAAGCAGGATAATCTGCTGACACCTCAACTTGTCAAGGAAGATG AGCGTTCCCAAAGCGTGCCTCTCGAAACGCAACCCAAGAAGGATCCATTCGCGGAGCTGGGTTTACTGGGAGCGAGCATCGGCAACGTGGCGGCGGCCGGCGCGCCGTCGCCGCGCGCGTCGCCCGCGCACACGCCGCAGCACCAGCCGCACACGCCGGCGCGCTCGCCGCACCACCAGCCTGACTACAG TCGAACCCACTTCGAACCAGCCAAGACACCTATGGACGACAAGCCCAAGAAGCCGGCCGACGTGTTCGGCGATTTGCTTGGCAGCCAGGGCTACGAGTTcgcggccaagcgcgagtcgggcCCGCGCACCATGAACGCCATGCGGAAAGAGGAAATGGTGCGCGAAATGGACCCCGATAAACTGAAGATTCATGAATGG ACGGAAGGCAAGAAAGCCAACATCCGCGCGTTGTTATGTTCGCTGCACACGGTGGTGTGGGAGGACTGTCGCTGGAACCGATGCGATATGTCGCAGCTTGTGTCGGCTGCCGACGTCAAACGGAACTACAGAAAGGCCTGTCTCGCTGTGCATCCTGACAAG caaatgggcactgacaacgAGAACATCGCGAAAATGATCTTCATGGAACTGAACAACGCGTGGACTGACTTCGAGAGTGATGTCAAACAACAGAACTTGTTCCAATCTTAA
- the aux gene encoding cyclin-G-associated kinase isoform X1, giving the protein MSVFKSAMGYFSSGGANGGSDNDFVGQFVEIGNMKLRVKKVIAEGGFAFVFVAQDVSSGTEYALKRLMAADEQANKNIIQEISILKKLSGHPNVIKYIAASFIDKSKTSHGMGEYLLLTDLCSGGSLMEALQHRGQAFPLPTILRVFYQACKAVQHMHAQVPPIAHRDLKLENFLISNEGTMKLCDFGSATTDVYSPNPSWSANQRNMLEENLAQFTTPMYRAPEMLDTWDNRKIDHSVDVWALGCILYTLCYMQHPFEDSAKLAILNGNYNLNPNDQRYKCLHDVISGCLCVNPEARLSVSGVLERLAAVAESNNINLKQPLKFERKKVEQSVATSSPAVSKEPVGNQQDVPNSRPPEPARPPPPARPPPVPAHSAPMPPPKDYSGGLFSSIKGGAGSFLKNLKDTSSKVMQTVQQSIARTDLDISYITSRVLVMPYPSEGLESAYKTNHIDDVRAFLETRHPGDKYCVYNLYRGGRLQFARAGAVQDAWAAWAPHRAPLLAPLYRQLQHMYQWLGRDERAASVVACQDGKSMSCMLTCGLLLYAKLVTVPEDALQIFAVKRSPINMQPTQLRYLYYLSQIIRPEPLLPHFRPVTLVSLTIQPVPLFTKARDGCRPFIEVYNEDRLLLSTLQDYDKLHMYTTQEGKVTLPLDTTVCGDVYIVAKHARQQLGRVQAAPMLAVGFHSGFLPPDQHALKFNRSEIDGIDESSPLNEHFPSAVSVVLSLVVQNGSRRKPRSDSWEEDHSFPVRTPDVLFSTTLERDEMIENFANLRRNPANIPTITADYPPREVEKVPPARPAPPSPQPPRRPPPPQTQPQPEANDQPDTADFLNLASAKPKEEKKLKSDDSFDFFGMMEKQDDAFGDFLGGQAAMDNAQPFSESIFGAAPAPAPAPPDSSKQANDLNFDPFGLNDPLPKQDNLLTPQLVKEDERSQSVPLETQPKKDPFAELGLLGASIGNVAAAGAPSPRASPAHTPQHQPHTPARSPHHQPDYSRTHFEPAKTPMDDKPKKPADVFGDLLGSQGYEFAAKRESGPRTMNAMRKEEMVREMDPDKLKIHEWTEGKKANIRALLCSLHTVVWEDCRWNRCDMSQLVSAADVKRNYRKACLAVHPDKQMGTDNENIAKMIFMELNNAWTDFESDVKQQNLFQS; this is encoded by the exons ATGAGCGTATTTAAGTCAGCCATGGGCTACTTTAGCTCTGGAGGTGCTAATGGTGGCAGTGATAATGACTTCGTCGGGCAGTTTGTTGAAATCGGGAACATGAAGTTGAGAGTCAAAAAGGTGATTGCAGAAG GTGGTTTTGCATTTGTTTTCGTTGCCCAAGACGTATCATCAGGCACAGAATATGCACTCAAGAGGCTAATGGCAGCTGACGAACaagcaaacaaaaatataattcagGAGATTagtatattaaaaaagttatcgGGGCACCCCaatgttattaaatatatagCCGCTTCTTTTATTGATAAGTCAAAGACTTCACATGGGATGGGAGAGTATTTGCTGCTGACGGACCTGTGCAGCGGAGGCAGCCTCATGGAAGCACTACAGCACCGGGGCCAGGCCTTCCCGCTGCCAACTATCCTCAGGGTCTTCTACCAGGCGTGTAAGGCTGTCCAACACATGCACGCTCAAGTTCCTCCAATAGCACATCGTGATCTCAAACTAGAAAATTTCTTAATATCTAATGAAG GTACTATGAAACTATGTGATTTTGGTTCTGCTACAACAGATGTATATTCGCCTAATCCTTCTTGGAGCGCCAATCAAAGAAATATGTTAGAGGAAAAT TTGGCTCAATTCACGACCCCAATGTACAGAGCCCCAGAAATGCTAGACACGTGGGATAACCGAAAAATAGATCATTCCGTGGATGTGTGGGCGCTGGGTTGCATACTGTACACCCTCTGTTACATGCAACATCCGTTCGAGGACTCTGCCAAACTGGCCATACTAAACGGAAACTACAACCTCAACCCCAATGATCAACGCTACAAATGCTTACATGACGTTATAA GCGGCTGCCTGTGCGTGAACCCCGAGGCGCGGCTGAGCGTGAGCGGCGTGCTGGAGCGGCTGGCGGCCGTAGCAGAGTCCAACAATATCAATCTCAAGCAACCACTCAAATTTGAGCGTAAAAAAGTTGAACAATCTGTGGCCACTAGCTCGCCAG CTGTGAGCAAAGAGCCGGTGGGTAACCAGCAGGACGTGCCGAACTCGCGGCCCCCGGAGCcggcgcggccgccgccgcccgcgcgcccgccgcccgtGCCGGCCCACTCGGCACCCATGCCCCCGCCGAAAGACTATTCCGGAGGTCTATTCTCATCCATCAAAGGCGGGGCTGGCAGTTTCTTAAAGAACTTAAAGGATACTTCCTCGAAGGTCATGCAGACTGTCCAACA ATCCATAGCGCGAACTGATCTAGACATAAGCTACATAACGAGTCGCGTGCTCGTGATGCCCTATCCCTCGGAAGGATTGGAGAGCGCCTACAAGACTAATCACATAGATGATGTCAGG GCGTTCCTCGAGACCCGTCACCCAGGTGACAAATACTGCGTGTACAACCTGTACCGCGGCGGGCGGCTCCAATTCGCGCGTGCAGGCGCGGTGCAGGACGCGTGGGCGGCGTGGGCGCCTCACCGCGCGCCGCTGCTGGCGCCGCTGTACCGTCAGCTGCAGCACATGTACCAGTGGCTCGGCCGCGACGAGCGCGCCGCTAGCGTGGTCGCATGCCAG GACGGCAAGTCCATGTCGTGCATGCTGACGTGCGGACTGCTCTTGTACGCGAAGCTGGTGACGGTGCCGGAGGACGCGTTGCAAATCTTCGCGGTCAAACGCTCGCCCATCAACATGCAGCCCACGCAACTTAGATACCTTTATTACCTCAGTCAAATTATTAG ACCGGAACCATTACTCCCGCATTTTAGGCCAGTAACCCTAGTGTCCTTAACGATTCAGCCAGTACCCTTATTTACGAAAGCCAG GGATGGCTGCAGACCATTTATTGAAGTTTACAACGAAGATAGGTTGCTTCTGTCAACGTTGCAGGACTACGATAAGTTACACATGTATACGACGCAAGAAGGCAAG GTGACATTGCCGCTGGACACGACGGTGTGCGGCGACGTGTACATAGTGGCGAAGCATGCGCGGCAGCAGCTGGGCCGGGTGCAGGCCGCGCCCATGCTGGCCGTCGGCTTCCACTCCGGCTTCCTGCCGCCCGACCAGCACGCGCTCAAGTTCAACAG ATCGGAGATTGACGGCATCGACGAGTCGTCCCCTCTAAACGAGCACTTTCCTTCCGCCGTGTCGGTGGTACTGAGCCTGGTTGTTCAGAACGGCTCGCGCCGCAAACCGCGCTCCGACTCCTGGGAGGAAGACCACTCCTTCCCCGTCCGGACGCCTGACGTACTGTTCTCCACCACGCTTGAGAGGGACGAGATGATTGAGAACTTTG CTAATCTTCGACGCAACCCTGCAAATATACCAACAA TAACAGCAGACTATCCGCCTAGAGAAGTTGAGAAGGTGCCCCCTGCGCGGCCCGCGCCTCCCTCCCCGCAGCCCCCGCgacgcccgccgccgccgcagacCCAGCCCCAGCCAGAGGCCAACGACCAACCAGACACAGCTGATTTCCTGAACCTGGCCAGTGCGAAGCCGAAAGAGGAGAAAAAATTGAAGAGCGATGACTCGTTCGACTTCTTTGGCATGATGGAGAAACAGGATGACGCGTTTGGAGATTTTCTTGGCGGTCAGGCGGCTATGGATAACGCACAG CCATTCTCGGAGTCTATATTCGGGGCCGCCCCGGCGCCGGCACCGGCACCGCCCGACTCCTCGAAGCAGGCCAATGACCTTAACTTCGACCCCTTCGGACTTAACGACCCCCTGCCCAAGCAGGATAATCTGCTGACACCTCAACTTGTCAAGGAAGATG AGCGTTCCCAAAGCGTGCCTCTCGAAACGCAACCCAAGAAGGATCCATTCGCGGAGCTGGGTTTACTGGGAGCGAGCATCGGCAACGTGGCGGCGGCCGGCGCGCCGTCGCCGCGCGCGTCGCCCGCGCACACGCCGCAGCACCAGCCGCACACGCCGGCGCGCTCGCCGCACCACCAGCCTGACTACAG TCGAACCCACTTCGAACCAGCCAAGACACCTATGGACGACAAGCCCAAGAAGCCGGCCGACGTGTTCGGCGATTTGCTTGGCAGCCAGGGCTACGAGTTcgcggccaagcgcgagtcgggcCCGCGCACCATGAACGCCATGCGGAAAGAGGAAATGGTGCGCGAAATGGACCCCGATAAACTGAAGATTCATGAATGG ACGGAAGGCAAGAAAGCCAACATCCGCGCGTTGTTATGTTCGCTGCACACGGTGGTGTGGGAGGACTGTCGCTGGAACCGATGCGATATGTCGCAGCTTGTGTCGGCTGCCGACGTCAAACGGAACTACAGAAAGGCCTGTCTCGCTGTGCATCCTGACAAG caaatgggcactgacaacgAGAACATCGCGAAAATGATCTTCATGGAACTGAACAACGCGTGGACTGACTTCGAGAGTGATGTCAAACAACAGAACTTGTTCCAATCTTAA